A segment of the Desulfurococcus mucosus DSM 2162 genome:
CTAGTGGTGCAGACATAGTTGTGGTGGGCGGGGCTATAACGAAGGCCGAGAACCCTGTGCAAGTAGTCGAAAGGATTCTCGAGGAGATGAACACGTAGCATAGCAATGTGCGCTAGCAGGGTTCCCTAAGGTGTCGGCCGGGGACACTATCGAGATAGGTGTAGACGAGGCTGGCAGGGGCCCCTTCGTAGGGGACATGGTTATAGTTGGAGTAATAGGTCCGAGTAGGGTTTTTGAATCCCTGGTTTCAATAGGCTTAAAGGATAGCAAGGCGCTGGAGCCTGTGGCTCGGCGAGAGCTATTCTGGGAGATACTCTCAAGCAACGTGGATATAGTGGCATGGCTCGTCAGCCCGTTCACCATAGACAGGGGGAACATGAATGAGCTCGAGTACATTAGGATATGCAGGATACTCAAACTCCTCTCCTATAGTCGCCTAGCGAGATCGAAGCCGGGTAACTCCTTGAGAATATATGTTGACGAGGTGAAAGGCTATGGTGAAAGTGTCAGGGAGTGCGCCATGAGGATCTACGGGGAGCACGTGGAGGTAGT
Coding sequences within it:
- the rnhB gene encoding ribonuclease HII, with the translated sequence MSAGDTIEIGVDEAGRGPFVGDMVIVGVIGPSRVFESLVSIGLKDSKALEPVARRELFWEILSSNVDIVAWLVSPFTIDRGNMNELEYIRICRILKLLSYSRLARSKPGNSLRIYVDEVKGYGESVRECAMRIYGEHVEVVMEPEADARYPAVSAASVIAKVIRDRNIDVLGKITGGLGSGYPSDPASRAWLATIYGRWDKPPVFIRRSWGIVRDIAPGWHIVKHVKHGRRRSRSLLDFMEGSRHGDESTGRGQG